The Calditerrivibrio nitroreducens DSM 19672 genome window below encodes:
- a CDS encoding DUF169 domain-containing protein, protein MFEKLISTLNKTIIPQTSPVAVKIIKEALELPKIKVTNKKMTICQQIAYSRYYGWSTLATKENSFCVLGASCTGLIKTPDRVLNGEVNCSIYQKDLNAAQKMQASMPRIDYGTVQVLTYPITRPLEGVKPDIIVLYTNSAQAMRFIQAFLYKDGGEFTFKTSGDAGVCSRGVAEVYNTSKPNIEIPCLGDRRFAMAQDYEIIVSFPFDYIDELVEGLEATHKSGIRYPIPFQLPEICDLPHDYITDNKDL, encoded by the coding sequence ATGTTTGAAAAACTTATTTCAACACTAAACAAGACTATAATACCACAAACTTCCCCTGTTGCGGTGAAAATAATAAAGGAAGCTTTAGAACTTCCGAAAATAAAAGTTACAAATAAAAAGATGACAATCTGTCAACAAATTGCCTACTCAAGATACTACGGATGGTCAACCCTTGCAACAAAGGAAAATAGTTTTTGTGTTCTTGGAGCATCATGTACCGGGCTTATAAAAACCCCGGATAGGGTTTTAAATGGTGAGGTAAACTGCTCGATATATCAGAAAGATCTCAATGCCGCCCAAAAAATGCAAGCATCTATGCCCCGTATAGATTATGGAACGGTACAGGTTTTAACTTACCCTATTACAAGGCCGTTAGAAGGAGTAAAACCAGATATTATAGTACTTTATACAAACTCCGCCCAGGCCATGAGATTTATACAGGCATTCCTTTATAAAGACGGAGGGGAATTCACCTTTAAAACCTCTGGAGATGCTGGTGTGTGTTCAAGAGGAGTGGCGGAGGTTTACAATACCAGTAAACCTAATATCGAGATACCCTGCCTTGGGGATAGGCGATTTGCTATGGCACAAGATTACGAAATAATCGTATCCTTCCCATTTGACTATATTGATGAACTGGTGGAAGGGCTTGAGGCTACCCATAAGAGTGGTATAAGGTATCCTATACCTTTCCAATTACCTGAAATATGTGATCTACCTCATGATTACATAACAGACAACAAAGATTTGTAG
- the recR gene encoding recombination mediator RecR: MIYSKSFDRCIKELSKLPGIGKKTALRLSMQLLKMNQKDVEDIANAIIDLKKNTKFCIRCGAMAEGEVCPICTDNNRDKQIICVVEEAKDVFLIEVSGKYNGVYHVLGGRLAPLDGINPDDLRIKELLERIREDQVKEVILATNPDVEGDTTAIFLKKLISKNFDIKVTRIATGVPIGGYLEYTDEITILKSLENRREML; encoded by the coding sequence ATGATCTATTCCAAATCTTTCGATAGATGCATAAAAGAGCTATCAAAATTACCCGGTATTGGGAAAAAGACAGCTTTACGATTATCGATGCAACTTTTAAAGATGAACCAAAAAGATGTTGAGGATATCGCAAATGCTATCATAGATCTTAAAAAAAATACAAAATTCTGTATCAGGTGTGGTGCAATGGCGGAGGGGGAAGTATGTCCAATCTGCACCGATAACAACCGTGATAAGCAGATAATTTGTGTTGTGGAAGAGGCAAAGGATGTTTTTTTAATCGAAGTATCAGGTAAGTACAACGGTGTATATCATGTATTGGGAGGTAGACTTGCCCCCCTTGATGGTATAAACCCTGATGATTTGAGAATAAAAGAGCTTCTTGAAAGAATAAGAGAAGATCAAGTAAAAGAAGTTATTCTAGCCACAAACCCAGACGTGGAGGGGGATACTACGGCAATATTCTTAAAAAAGTTGATAAGTAAAAATTTTGATATTAAGGTTACAAGAATAGCCACCGGTGTTCCAATTGGAGGTTATCTTGAATATACTGACGAAATTACCATATTAAAATCACTTGAGAATAGAAGAGAGATGTTGTAA
- a CDS encoding phosphomannomutase/phosphoglucomutase, which produces MVEKKIFRQYDIRGVVPDQFNPEILKIIGNTFGQNLKKKLNKVPVVSVGRDVRLSSNDLFKGLTAGLTDAGCDVINLGTTPTPVTYFSSFKLHTDAFMMITGSHNPPEYNGLKFGIGKDTVHSEGITDLYNDIINGQYLITDKRGNIKDYDIISDYIQFYEENFTELKQKIRTIKGVKVVIDAGNGAASLVAPKIFELLGVDVVKLYCEPDGRFPNHHPDPTVEENLDDAKEVVKIDKADFAVAFDGDADRIGVLDESGNIIWGDILLYIYARELKERYEKPKIIADVKSSKLLFDMLDNIGAEGIMWKTGHSLIKQKLKETGAELAGEMSGHIFFKDRFFGFDDAIYAAVRFLEAYVENKLEGKIEKCSDLTKDLPKVYNTPEIRFECDDNKKFKIVEQLSEIFNEYLKNGKLGIKSIISIDGVRVNFDNGWGLIRASNTQPVLVMRFEAENIEAMNNYKKIFEAELSKIKI; this is translated from the coding sequence ATGGTGGAAAAAAAGATATTCAGACAATACGATATCAGAGGAGTTGTACCTGATCAATTTAATCCAGAGATTCTAAAAATTATCGGTAATACCTTTGGACAAAATTTGAAAAAGAAACTAAACAAAGTACCAGTTGTTTCTGTTGGAAGGGATGTGAGATTATCCTCAAATGACCTTTTCAAAGGGCTCACAGCTGGACTTACCGATGCCGGCTGCGATGTGATAAATTTAGGCACTACCCCTACACCTGTGACATATTTTTCTTCATTCAAACTACATACCGATGCCTTTATGATGATCACCGGAAGCCACAACCCACCTGAATATAATGGATTAAAGTTTGGAATTGGCAAAGATACTGTACATTCTGAGGGGATCACAGATTTATACAATGATATCATTAATGGACAATATCTAATTACTGACAAAAGAGGAAATATAAAAGATTACGACATCATTTCAGATTATATACAGTTTTACGAAGAAAACTTTACCGAATTAAAACAAAAGATCAGAACAATCAAAGGTGTAAAGGTTGTAATCGATGCTGGAAATGGTGCTGCCTCCCTTGTGGCTCCTAAAATATTTGAACTTCTCGGTGTCGATGTGGTAAAACTATACTGTGAGCCGGATGGTAGATTCCCCAATCATCACCCTGATCCTACGGTAGAGGAAAACCTTGATGATGCAAAGGAAGTAGTAAAAATAGATAAAGCAGATTTTGCAGTTGCATTCGATGGGGATGCGGATAGGATAGGAGTTTTAGATGAATCTGGCAATATTATATGGGGCGATATTCTTCTTTATATTTACGCCAGAGAACTGAAAGAAAGATACGAAAAACCTAAAATTATAGCTGATGTAAAATCATCAAAACTGTTATTTGATATGCTGGATAATATAGGTGCTGAAGGGATAATGTGGAAAACAGGTCACTCTTTGATAAAGCAGAAATTAAAAGAGACAGGTGCCGAACTTGCTGGAGAAATGAGTGGACATATATTTTTTAAAGATCGATTTTTCGGCTTTGATGATGCAATCTACGCTGCGGTAAGATTTCTTGAAGCCTATGTTGAGAATAAATTAGAAGGGAAAATAGAGAAATGCTCAGATTTGACAAAAGATCTTCCAAAAGTATATAATACACCTGAAATTAGATTTGAATGTGATGATAATAAAAAATTTAAAATTGTGGAGCAATTATCGGAAATTTTTAATGAATACCTAAAAAATGGCAAGTTGGGGATAAAATCGATTATATCGATAGATGGTGTTCGCGTAAACTTTGACAATGGATGGGGGCTCATCAGGGCAAGCAATACTCAGCCGGTTCTTGTGATGCGTTTTGAAGCAGAAAATATAGAAGCTATGAACAATTATAAAAAGATCTTTGAAGCTGAGCTTAGTAAAATAAAGATATAG
- the dnaX gene encoding DNA polymerase III subunit gamma/tau, with protein MQRYKALARKYRPQNFDEIVGQEFVVKTLKNAIELGRISHAYLFTGPRGIGKTTAARVFAKAVNCLNPIGVNPCNQCSNCMEINNGTSVDVIEIDGASNRKVEEARNIRENVRILPINNKYKVYIIDEVHMLTEEAFNALLKTLEEPPDYVIFILATTDAHKIPMTILSRCQKYDFKKIPNNYMRNYLLSIMEKEGISCDNDSLNLIIRNSDGCMRDALSLIDQLVAFTGGNITYENTSEILDLSEQKLANDIFEGIINGDTNNLFDLIDEFSRKGIDYQFALETFIVHTRNLLHGLTGGFSDKTLTKDEIDFYERLKPKLNLNKLFGIFQIFQKTLSEMRYLQMEKFIFEFGVFKAANIDKLIPTDQIPTITVSEPKKSEYIVNKQPTAQPPALSDIQKTWKGFIKHLETINPAIAAQCGYGAISEVNNKYILSFSEKDKFYYNMLTKPEKKQILEKNFKSYFGNEKDLSIVLENNIEKKSLIKTESEIRSFQDELLRKEVENNPVIKKFIQVFDAEIEKIEKIDNKK; from the coding sequence ATGCAGAGATATAAAGCATTGGCAAGAAAATACAGACCGCAAAATTTTGACGAAATAGTAGGTCAGGAATTTGTAGTTAAGACATTAAAAAATGCCATCGAACTTGGCAGGATCTCCCATGCATATCTCTTTACAGGCCCAAGGGGGATCGGAAAAACTACAGCAGCAAGAGTTTTTGCCAAAGCTGTAAACTGTCTTAACCCTATCGGTGTAAACCCTTGTAATCAATGCAGCAATTGTATGGAAATAAATAATGGTACGTCAGTGGATGTTATTGAAATAGATGGGGCATCCAACAGAAAGGTGGAAGAAGCAAGAAATATAAGGGAAAACGTCCGTATACTCCCAATAAATAATAAATACAAAGTATATATCATAGATGAAGTTCATATGCTCACAGAAGAGGCGTTTAATGCCCTTTTGAAAACGTTAGAAGAACCTCCCGATTATGTGATATTCATCCTTGCCACAACAGATGCCCACAAAATCCCCATGACCATCCTATCCAGATGCCAGAAATATGATTTTAAAAAGATACCCAACAACTACATGAGGAATTACCTTTTATCGATAATGGAAAAAGAAGGGATAAGCTGCGACAATGACTCCCTCAATTTGATAATAAGAAACTCAGATGGTTGTATGAGGGATGCCTTATCTCTAATTGATCAGCTGGTGGCATTTACAGGGGGGAATATAACATATGAAAATACCAGCGAAATTCTCGATCTTTCAGAGCAAAAGTTAGCCAACGACATTTTCGAGGGGATTATAAATGGCGACACAAATAATCTTTTTGACCTTATCGACGAATTCTCCAGAAAAGGGATAGATTATCAATTTGCATTAGAGACTTTCATTGTCCATACACGTAATCTCTTACATGGTTTAACAGGTGGTTTTTCAGATAAAACATTAACAAAAGATGAAATAGATTTTTATGAAAGATTAAAACCGAAGCTTAATCTTAATAAGTTATTTGGGATCTTTCAGATCTTCCAGAAAACGCTTTCAGAAATGCGGTATCTTCAGATGGAGAAATTTATTTTCGAATTTGGAGTCTTTAAAGCTGCAAATATCGACAAATTAATCCCGACAGATCAGATACCAACAATTACAGTTAGCGAACCTAAGAAATCTGAATATATTGTAAACAAGCAGCCAACGGCTCAACCCCCAGCCCTTTCTGACATTCAGAAAACATGGAAAGGATTTATAAAGCATCTTGAAACCATAAACCCTGCAATAGCAGCCCAATGCGGATATGGAGCAATCTCAGAGGTAAACAACAAATACATACTATCGTTTTCAGAAAAAGACAAATTTTACTACAATATGCTTACAAAGCCCGAAAAGAAGCAGATTTTAGAAAAAAATTTTAAAAGCTATTTTGGTAATGAAAAAGATCTGTCAATCGTATTGGAAAATAATATAGAAAAAAAAAGTCTGATAAAAACTGAATCTGAGATCAGATCTTTTCAGGATGAACTCTTAAGAAAAGAGGTGGAAAACAATCCGGTGATTAAAAAATTTATACAGGTTTTTGATGCAGAGATTGAGAAAATAGAGAAAATTGATAATAAAAAATAA
- a CDS encoding roadblock/LC7 domain-containing protein, which produces MQDYLWLNDVEIIKKLQNQIEQLKLEANSKATFLIDKSGQMVASSGDSDEFDATSLAALVAGNVAATDGIAKLLGEKEFSVLFHEGENEHLNITLVDGKLILVVLFDDSTSLGLVRLKMKKYVKIIADILNDSKPNNSIQQDIFSDITDEDIEKMFRKGS; this is translated from the coding sequence ATGCAGGATTATTTATGGTTAAATGACGTAGAAATAATAAAAAAACTCCAGAATCAGATTGAGCAGCTTAAGCTGGAAGCAAACTCAAAGGCAACCTTTTTGATTGATAAAAGTGGTCAGATGGTGGCAAGCTCAGGAGATTCTGATGAATTTGATGCTACATCTCTGGCTGCTTTGGTGGCTGGTAATGTTGCTGCCACTGATGGTATAGCCAAGCTTCTTGGGGAAAAAGAATTCTCGGTTCTTTTTCATGAAGGGGAAAACGAACATCTTAATATCACACTTGTGGATGGAAAACTAATATTGGTGGTATTGTTCGATGATAGCACATCTCTGGGGCTAGTGAGACTAAAAATGAAAAAGTATGTAAAAATCATTGCAGATATTCTAAATGACTCAAAACCCAACAATTCCATCCAACAGGATATTTTCAGCGATATTACCGATGAAGATATCGAAAAAATGTTTCGTAAGGGGTCGTGA
- the larB gene encoding nickel pincer cofactor biosynthesis protein LarB: protein MDKDYLNSLIDKLLKNDISKDQFVTYLTGIFSDEFKFDTNRKLRLGFHEFIFGESKTIQQLIEIISSLEKNRIPFICTKLSDEKIDVISKKFPEVEAIPEAGMVRYFFTPPSPKKGEVAIITAGSSDIPIAKEAMFTLDSCGIKSKIFADVGVAGVHRFFNIKDQLYSYDILIVVAGMEGALPSLVAGLFPQPIIAIPTSIGYGTALNGFTALFAMLTSCANGVTVVNINNGFGAAMAAFRILQNKYREDTDV from the coding sequence TTGGATAAAGATTACTTAAATTCGCTGATAGATAAACTTTTAAAAAATGATATCTCAAAAGATCAGTTTGTCACCTATCTGACAGGTATTTTTTCAGATGAGTTTAAATTCGATACAAATCGTAAGCTACGATTGGGATTTCACGAATTTATATTCGGTGAATCTAAAACTATTCAACAACTTATAGAGATAATAAGTTCCCTTGAAAAAAATAGAATACCATTCATATGCACAAAACTTAGCGATGAAAAAATAGACGTGATTTCAAAAAAATTCCCAGAAGTGGAAGCAATACCAGAAGCCGGCATGGTCAGATATTTCTTCACACCACCATCCCCCAAAAAAGGGGAGGTGGCAATTATCACAGCAGGTTCATCCGATATCCCTATAGCAAAAGAGGCTATGTTTACACTTGATAGTTGTGGGATAAAGTCTAAAATTTTTGCTGATGTGGGTGTGGCTGGCGTCCACCGTTTTTTTAATATAAAAGATCAACTATATAGCTATGACATTTTAATTGTAGTTGCTGGAATGGAGGGGGCACTACCATCGCTTGTGGCTGGTTTATTCCCCCAACCGATCATAGCTATACCAACATCTATAGGTTATGGAACAGCATTAAACGGTTTTACTGCACTATTTGCTATGCTTACCAGCTGCGCCAATGGTGTAACGGTGGTAAATATAAACAACGGTTTTGGTGCTGCAATGGCAGCCTTTAGAATATTACAAAATAAGTACCGGGAGGATACAGATGTTTGA
- a CDS encoding GTP-binding protein, producing the protein MSFINYATKEINFKIVYYGPGLCGKTTNLQYIYDQTDPSQKGKMISLATETERTLFFDFMPLKLGDIKGFKVRLHLYTVPGQIFYDASRKLILKGADGVVFVADSQKDRMDANLDSLENLIDNLKENGFDYNTIPLVMQWNKRDLPDIESVDVMEELLNKRKVESFEAVAIKGIGVFETLKSISKAVMMKMK; encoded by the coding sequence ATGTCATTTATAAACTATGCCACTAAAGAAATCAATTTCAAAATAGTCTATTATGGTCCAGGGCTTTGCGGTAAAACAACAAATCTTCAGTATATCTATGATCAAACAGACCCCTCCCAAAAGGGGAAAATGATCTCCCTTGCTACAGAAACGGAAAGAACGCTATTTTTTGACTTCATGCCCCTTAAATTAGGGGATATAAAAGGTTTTAAAGTGAGACTTCATCTATACACCGTACCGGGACAGATCTTTTACGATGCAAGCAGAAAATTGATTCTAAAAGGGGCGGATGGCGTAGTATTTGTGGCTGATTCACAGAAAGATCGAATGGATGCAAATCTTGACAGCCTTGAAAATCTCATAGACAATCTAAAAGAAAACGGTTTTGATTACAACACTATCCCCCTTGTAATGCAGTGGAATAAAAGGGATTTACCAGATATCGAATCTGTGGATGTTATGGAAGAGCTCTTAAATAAAAGGAAGGTAGAATCGTTTGAAGCTGTAGCAATAAAAGGTATCGGAGTATTTGAAACGTTAAAATCGATCTCCAAAGCAGTGATGATGAAAATGAAATAA
- a CDS encoding RlmE family RNA methyltransferase, with the protein MYNRKDSFYKKAKLEGYRSRASYKLLELNQKYKLFRKNDAVLDVGAAPGGWSQVALQLLGEKGIVVAVDILDINPLNDKRFHFIKGDIRDENTLSEITKYASSFDIVISDIAPNTTGQKFVDHQNSINLIKTVMNFIMKTLKKNGIFLFKLFDGEERESLVKDLKELFEDIKIIRPDATRKNSFEIYIICKGYKLG; encoded by the coding sequence ATGTATAATAGAAAAGATTCATTTTACAAAAAGGCAAAACTGGAAGGGTATCGGTCAAGGGCATCTTATAAGCTTTTGGAACTAAACCAGAAATATAAACTATTCAGAAAAAATGATGCTGTTCTCGATGTGGGTGCCGCCCCAGGTGGATGGAGTCAGGTGGCACTTCAATTGTTGGGGGAAAAAGGTATTGTGGTGGCTGTTGATATATTGGATATAAATCCGTTAAATGACAAAAGATTTCACTTTATAAAGGGGGATATAAGGGATGAAAATACGTTATCAGAGATTACAAAATATGCCAGTTCGTTTGATATAGTAATTTCAGATATCGCACCTAATACAACCGGTCAAAAATTTGTTGATCACCAAAATAGTATCAATCTCATTAAAACAGTCATGAATTTTATCATGAAAACCCTCAAAAAAAATGGGATATTTTTGTTTAAGCTTTTTGATGGTGAAGAAAGGGAGTCCCTTGTGAAAGACCTAAAAGAATTGTTTGAAGATATAAAGATAATAAGACCTGATGCCACACGGAAAAATTCATTTGAGATATATATTATATGTAAGGGGTATAAACTTGGATAA
- a CDS encoding YbaB/EbfC family nucleoid-associated protein, with protein MNIQAIMKQAKIMQKKMEEVQAEVAKETVEATAGGGMVKATFNGKAELIGLTIDKDVVNPEDVEMLQDLIVAAVNEGIKKAQNLLSERMSKLTGGLGINFPGMF; from the coding sequence ATGAATATCCAGGCTATAATGAAACAGGCTAAAATAATGCAAAAAAAGATGGAAGAGGTTCAGGCGGAAGTGGCAAAAGAAACAGTTGAGGCCACCGCTGGTGGTGGGATGGTCAAGGCAACATTCAATGGAAAAGCAGAGCTAATAGGATTAACAATCGATAAGGATGTGGTAAACCCTGAGGATGTTGAGATGCTTCAGGATTTAATTGTTGCCGCTGTAAATGAAGGGATAAAAAAGGCACAAAATCTATTAAGTGAAAGGATGTCAAAACTTACAGGCGGTTTAGGGATTAATTTTCCGGGCATGTTTTAA
- a CDS encoding Rne/Rng family ribonuclease, whose product MAREIIINSTPNETRVAVLENNSLSEIFLERAKNKGIAGNIYKGKVVKVLPGMQSAFIDIGHERAAFLHAGDLYIDDSENFSLLEDRIAEVEDLDLENGNKVYVPIEDLIQEGQEIIVQVAKEPIGQKGARLTTHITIPGRYLVLMPSYNHVGISRKIEDDGERERLKNILLNIKPANVGLIARTVCENSSEEDLKADLNYLLKTWEKVSAKSKEPGAPKLIYEELDLLFRTVRDLANDEVRKIIVDTKADYLRIKSFVKEYLSNNHISIELYENDMPIFDYYNIEIEISRLLERRVWLKSGGYIVIDQTEALTVIDVNTGKFVGKRNFDETILKTNIEAAKEIAWQMRLRNLGGIIIVDFIDMEKEEHREKVLQTLLQEMKKDRAKASVVNISPLGLFEITRKRVQDSLNKMLTEPCPYCDGRGVVKSKLTICYDILREIRRIAPYFTNRKIFVEAHPDVADIILNNERENIDDIEMMFQLSIEIKPNSRYHIEHYEVIPLEKA is encoded by the coding sequence GTGGCAAGAGAGATAATAATAAATTCCACTCCAAATGAGACAAGAGTGGCAGTTTTGGAAAATAATAGCCTTTCAGAAATATTTTTAGAAAGAGCAAAAAATAAAGGCATTGCAGGGAATATATACAAGGGTAAAGTGGTAAAAGTGTTACCCGGAATGCAGTCTGCTTTTATAGATATTGGGCATGAAAGGGCAGCATTTTTACATGCCGGTGATCTATATATCGATGATTCCGAAAATTTCTCTCTTCTGGAAGATAGAATTGCAGAAGTGGAGGATTTAGATCTTGAAAATGGGAATAAGGTCTATGTTCCGATAGAAGATTTGATACAGGAGGGGCAGGAGATCATCGTTCAGGTTGCAAAAGAACCGATAGGTCAGAAGGGTGCAAGACTCACCACCCACATTACCATCCCCGGTAGATATTTAGTATTGATGCCTTCCTACAACCATGTTGGAATTTCAAGAAAAATCGAAGATGATGGAGAAAGGGAACGGCTAAAAAATATACTTTTAAACATAAAACCAGCTAATGTCGGGCTTATAGCAAGAACTGTATGCGAAAATTCCAGTGAGGAAGATCTAAAAGCTGACTTGAATTACCTCTTAAAAACCTGGGAAAAAGTCTCTGCAAAATCCAAAGAACCAGGTGCTCCAAAATTAATATACGAAGAATTGGATCTTCTGTTTAGAACGGTAAGGGATCTTGCAAATGACGAAGTGAGAAAAATCATCGTTGACACCAAAGCGGATTATCTACGAATTAAGTCTTTCGTAAAAGAGTATCTATCCAACAATCACATTTCAATAGAACTCTACGAAAATGACATGCCCATTTTTGATTATTATAACATAGAAATAGAAATAAGCAGACTCCTTGAAAGACGTGTCTGGCTGAAATCTGGAGGTTATATAGTAATTGACCAAACCGAAGCACTTACCGTCATTGATGTTAACACAGGAAAATTTGTGGGGAAGAGAAACTTTGATGAAACGATTTTAAAAACCAATATTGAGGCTGCAAAAGAGATAGCCTGGCAGATGAGGCTGAGGAATTTAGGTGGTATTATCATTGTGGATTTTATAGATATGGAAAAAGAGGAACATAGGGAAAAAGTTCTTCAAACACTTCTGCAGGAAATGAAAAAAGATCGTGCTAAGGCATCGGTGGTTAACATATCTCCTCTGGGACTATTTGAGATAACGCGTAAAAGAGTTCAGGATAGCCTCAACAAAATGCTCACCGAACCCTGCCCTTACTGTGATGGTAGAGGTGTCGTAAAATCAAAATTGACAATTTGTTATGATATTCTAAGAGAAATAAGGAGAATAGCACCATATTTCACCAATAGAAAGATTTTCGTTGAAGCACATCCGGATGTGGCGGATATAATTTTGAATAATGAAAGGGAAAATATTGATGATATCGAAATGATGTTCCAATTATCCATAGAAATAAAACCCAACTCAAGATATCATATTGAGCACTACGAAGTAATACCATTAGAGAAAGCTTAA